The genomic stretch TTTCCCGGTCATGCTTAGCTACCTCAGCGGAGGATTCTCCTGGGATGTAACCTATAATGCTGTGTGGGACGAAGAAAAGCTGCATCTGAACAGCTGGGTAACCATCAACAACCGCTCCGGCAAAGCATTTGAAGATATAAATCTGAAGCTGATCGCCGGAGATGTGAACCAGGTACAGCAGAAATACAGCAGGGCGCTAAATTATGAGATGATGGAAGATAGTGCCGCAGGCAGTATGACGGCACCTGCTTTTGAGGAAAAAGCCTTCCACGATTTTCACATGTACACTCTGGATCAAAAAGTATCATTTGCAAACAATCAGACCAAGCAATTGGAACTGTACCCCACCCAAAATGTCACCGCTCAATCAGTATATGAATTCAGGACATTCAGTAGCAGTGTGAACAGCATGATCAAATTTGTAAATACCGAAGATATGGGCTTTGGTAAACCCCTTCCCAAAGGTGTATTCAAGATCTACAAGGAAGACAGCGATGGCAATATGGAGTTCATAGGGGAAGACAGTATCAATCACACCGGCCGTAATGAAGAGATCAGCATCAATACTGGCAAAGCCTTTGACCTGGTGGCAAGCTCCTCGGTACGCAATCAGCGCACCATCTCCCAGAGAGCTTCAGAGCGTGAAATCCATGTAAACCTGAGGAACAACAGCACCGAAAGCAAGAGTATCAATGTGGTCCACCAGCTTTCCGGAAATTCGCGCATAGTGCAATCTGAACGTCGTTATGCACTGGATGAAGTGAAAAACACAATTACTTTTACCGTGAATATGGAGCCCAATACCGAGTATAACTTCTTCTTCCGTGAACGGAGTGAATGGTAAAGTGATAAGATACATCTGAGGAGGTTTATCAAATGTGCGAGAGGATATTTTCCAATCTTGTGGGCATACACCGGGAAATGTTGAAGCTTCTGGGGGAAGTGAATGCCATCAATGGAGACCCCCTGGCCATAGAAGATGCCATCGATGAAGCATGGCATCCCCGCTGTGACGTGTTTCTTACCGATAGCGAATGGATAGTGGTGGCAGAGCTGGCGGGAGTGGAGAAGGACGAGATTTCCATCTCCCTGAGTCCGGAATACTTACGCATTAGCGGACAGCGCAGCTTCCCTGCCAAAACATGTCCCGTGAGCTATTTCAATATGGAGATTGAAACTGGGCACTTTGAACGAAAGATATACTTTCCGGATGCGGAGATAGACAAAGAAAACCCAAAAGTGAGCTATATTAACGGTATCCTACGCATTGCTTTCAACCTCGCTCCCGTAGTGGAGCGTATCATTCCGATCTTATAGCGGGCAGGTCTGATGCTGGAAGCTTTGGGAGCTAAAGTACTATCGGGAATCGTTGCTTTCTCGCTCTTGATGTTCTCGTCGTTTGAAGGGAACGATCCCCGCTTTGAACCCTTGAAGATTGCAAAAAACGATAGCTATCTCTTCATTAGCAGCAAGCTTGTCTCCGCATTTGACAACGATTTTCCCAGTATCTTCAGTTCTGGAACACCCATACCCATACACTTTACGATCAGCATTCGCAAGGGTAGCCGTATCTTGGGGCAGAGCCGCTTCACTCACACGGTTACTTTCGATACCGCAAAAGGTGTGTACCAATTGGACAAAGGCATGGGCGGTACGGCTTTATTAACTAAATCCATGGAAGAGATCATCCAGGAAGTGTCTCATTTCAGCGTTAGTGTTCCCTATCGAAAGAATTGGGGGGATGTGAGCATCCGGATAGAAGCAAAATTGCCCAAATTGCGCTTTAACAAAACGGATAAGGATGTGGATCTGATGGTATTGTGGAAGTATAAAAAGCCAAGCGCAAAAAGCACTGTAAATCTGCACAAAGCGCAACACAGAGGTTAACTATATGAAGCAACTGGGATTCCGTTCCACTATTATAATTCTCTTTCTGAG from Candidatus Cloacimonadota bacterium encodes the following:
- a CDS encoding DUF4139 domain-containing protein; translated protein: MNYRLILSIIIISLCSRPLIAEDWITIYNDDLSLIRSQFELELEKGLQKYNFDDITSRIMPASVIVKSDGLRVAEQNYEYDLAGKHQIMAKYLDQEVLAVTKDQSNLRGILKFYDGSSLGIIEEGSGRLLIIADGEVQWIQLASLPSNFYTKPTLAWNLIAPKTGSFPVMLSYLSGGFSWDVTYNAVWDEEKLHLNSWVTINNRSGKAFEDINLKLIAGDVNQVQQKYSRALNYEMMEDSAAGSMTAPAFEEKAFHDFHMYTLDQKVSFANNQTKQLELYPTQNVTAQSVYEFRTFSSSVNSMIKFVNTEDMGFGKPLPKGVFKIYKEDSDGNMEFIGEDSINHTGRNEEISINTGKAFDLVASSSVRNQRTISQRASEREIHVNLRNNSTESKSINVVHQLSGNSRIVQSERRYALDEVKNTITFTVNMEPNTEYNFFFRERSEW
- a CDS encoding Hsp20/alpha crystallin family protein; amino-acid sequence: MCERIFSNLVGIHREMLKLLGEVNAINGDPLAIEDAIDEAWHPRCDVFLTDSEWIVVAELAGVEKDEISISLSPEYLRISGQRSFPAKTCPVSYFNMEIETGHFERKIYFPDAEIDKENPKVSYINGILRIAFNLAPVVERIIPIL